From Leishmania infantum JPCM5 genome chromosome 21:
tctATGCGATTGTGCGCCCCCTTAGGCACACATACAGCCGCCTTTCGCGCAGGTGGTACCCCTGCGCAGGAGCACGCAAGCACAGGAATGCAAAGAGGAATGGAGAAGACGATGTCCCGCGACGTGGATGTCGAGTCGGCCTTCACGGCGTTGTCGCCGAGCGCCGGCGAGAAAGAGATGGTGCACGGCGCAAACGCTGCTTCGGGCCTTTACTGCTTCAAGGACACTCTTCGCATTGAGCTCCCCGTCATTTCCAGCGAGCACTGCGCGACATTTTCGAGTCTAGCAGACGGCACTGGAGGCGGCTCTCCTGAAACGGCGATATACCGCCCCTCTGAGACCGCGTTTAGCCTCGAAATAGAGGAGTGCACGCCGCTCTCGATCGAAGAGGACAACGCACGTCAgtcggcagtggcgctgctgcaggctgGCATCTTGCCAAAGTCCGCCGGCGGCTCAAGCAGGCGAGGGACCAGTAGAAGACTTCCATCGTTCATTCCAACCTTCAGCAGCCTCGAGCCCATCGAGGCGATGCGCAAGAAGTCGCCTGTAAGCCTCTTCACGAGCATCAGGCGCAAGAATATATGCAGCTTGTCGATGGAGGCTGACCTCACCAGAGGCGGGGAGCCAGACGGCGTGATCCCATGCTCGGGGGAGTTCAACCGCAGTAGCGGAAGCTTCGAGTTGCACCCCGACCTGACAACTGTGATTGCGCGGGGTGCCTCTAGCGCTGCGCCCTcgccggagcggcagcagcggtgcggtTCTACCTTCACCTCCCCGGCCCCCTCACAAACGGCATCATCGATGTCGCTCGCTGATGAGTCGGAGGAAAGCGGCGACAGCTCTGACCAAGGCATCGAGATGGACCTCGTGCTCCGGGATGCCTCCAAGATTCGTGGTCTGCGACTGACATGGCTTCTGTACATGTTGATTGTGATGGTCATCGTCCTCTTCGTGCTGGTGCTAGTGCAGATCACCTACGAAACAAGCCGCATGCTGACGCGATCTGCCACGGAAGCGGTACAGGCCCAGGCGGCATCCTTGCTCAACAGCGTGGACATGCAGCAGTACGCTCTGGAGAAGCTTTTCGAGGTGATGCGCGAAGCGAAAATCACGGGTTTCTCCCCTGACTCTATCACCCACATCATCGTGCGGGACATCATCTGCTCCAGCCTCTACCGTGCCCCCATCGCGTTCGCCATGTACGACAAggccggcgagctgcagTGGAAGACATCTTGCAAGTGGAACGACACCGTTGACATGCTGGCCGAGCTCCCCAAAACGGTATTGCCGGGCATCGCTTTTATGCGCATCGTCGACTACGGCAAGTTGGCGCTCGCCTACCGCACCTTctacgccagcagcggcggtgttgaGACCTATGTAGTCATGACAGAGAAGGAAACACTGGGCCGCACCCTCATGAACAACGACATGGCCGACtacagcaccgccaccctgCAGTCCGTCATGACAGCTTTCTTTCTTCCGCGATGGAACTCGACGCAACTAACGATGCTCTTTCACACCCTAACGAAAGAGGCGCGCTCCTACACGAACACACCCACGTCGcccagcgcggcagcgctgacggCCGCCTTTGAGTCATTATGCCACACGGACTCACCGTATGTTTGGCACATCGTGCTGATGCCTGTGAACGCGTCGGGGATTGTGAAACAGTCCATCAGAGCTGCAGACTGGCCAGAGACCAAGACACGCACCATCCCGACCCCCCGTTTCGAGTACAAGCGGACGTGGGGCCAGCTGTCGAAGGCGAATCTCTGTGGCGTGAAGTGCATGAGCGCTGAAGGCGAAAAGTGCACTCTCGACAATCCGACAAACGTTTGGTTCCTCGTCGACTACACAATGGCCCATCTCGAGTCTATTCACACCACTGTGGCAATCGTGGGAGCGCTGAGCGtcatggcggtggtgatcTTTAGTGTTATCATGTTCCTCGTGTACCTCAGCATCACCGTACCGGTGAACTACCTCCGTTACCAGCTCATGCGAGCCGTCGGGTCAAACGAGATGGcgacgccgtggcagcgAAAGATTGTGCGCTGGACGTATCGCCTGTGGCTCGGCGACCTCACGTCGATTGCGCGGTCGATTTACATTCTGAGTCTGTGCTTCCGCCTTAACAAGAAATACGTGCCGGACCATGTCTTGCGCAACCACGCGAAGCAGCTCTACATGCGGCGCCGCAAATTCAACTTTCTGGAAGAGGCGGACTTAAAGGAAGACACAATGCTGGAACACGACACGGACTCCGACAACGAGGCAGAGTCGCCGCTGGTTGGTGTGAACACCGTCCTGCCACCCTCCGACAAGCGCTTTCTCTGGCACTTCTCTGTGACGCACGACAAGGATGAAGCGGATCACGCAGCGTCCGAAAACGGGGTGGGGGCGAGGATCTCTGACGGTGCGACTTTCGCAGAGGTCTCGCCCGTTTACGCGCCGCGACCGCAGCTGCCCACCACCTCAtacgaggtggtggtgccctGCGGAAgagcggcaccagcgccgcgtgGGGTTGGATTGCCACGTGACGTCCCTCTCAACGTGAAGGCCTACGGCGAGCTGGAGGACACGGTGGCGATGCAGGAGGCGTCCAcgatggccgccgccaccgccatgaCCACTCAGAGCAGCAACGACATCATGAGCATTCGCCGCGAGTACGAGACCACTGTTTTGTGCATCCGCATCCCGAGTGTCGAGCTGGCCTACCTGATCAACTATTCCGGAGCAGctcaccagcaccgccgcctcatGCGAGTCCTGTTGCACCGCATTCGGCGGCACAAGGGAGCGTTGTTTCACTGCTCTGGTGACTGCCTGGGAGCCGTATGGAACGCATTTGAAGGCTGCCCGAACCATGCGGAGTGTGCGGCAGTGTGCGCGCAGGAGATTGCCAACGCCTTTGCACCATACCGGAGCGACGGCCTGTATGTCGGCATGGTGCTGCACCAGGGCACACTCGTGTGTGGCACGGTCGAGTACTCGAAGACGGCCTTCGTGACAGCGTTCGGCGACGGTCCGCGTGAGGCGCTAGCTGTGGCAGAgctggctgctgccgtcaAAACCCTCAACGTTCTCGTCACTGAGCCGGTCAAGCAGGCGCTCTCGGGCTTGTACGATTGCAACATCGTCGACGTCATCCAGCTCCCCAATTCGGCCcacccgctgctgctcttcgagctgagcggcagccgcacgccAGAGAGATCACTGAACGATACGCACCTGCAGGCACCCACACAGGCGGAGTTTTCTATAGACTACGCGCGCGCCTTTGCCCAGTTCCGCAACCACGAGTTCAgcaaggcgctgcagagcatTCAGAAACTCCGCACACACATCAGCAGTCGCAACGTGCATCTGCTGCGTCGGCTGGAGCGCTTGTGTCTCTTCTACTCCGCCCAGCCCGCCGCTCTCCCGCGTCCCTACCACCGCGCCTTCCCGGTGTGGGTCAACTACGAGGCCATCGCGCAGGCAGGGCTGCGCAACGACCCGCATTTGACGACATCGCAGACTGAAAGCTTGACGGCCCACAACATGAACAGAGGTCTAGTGTACCAGGGagtgccggtgctgcgcaaCGACATGGACTGCATCCGCGACTTcaagcaggagctgcaggcaaACATGCGCCGACTAGTGTCGCCGCAACGGACGACGCGCCAAAGCGGCTCTCCCACCTTAGACAACGCTGCCACCCCCACACAAGACAGCCTGCACGCCTCCCTGCCAATGCGGTCCACGCCATTGCCGATGCCTATGAGTGCCGGGATGTTGTTGGAGGTCAGCGGAGACCTCTCCGAGTCACTGTCGGCAGCCATGCCAGCGAAGCCCCGCTACGTCGACCCTCAAGAAAATGCTGCAGAGATGAGCCTCCCACCTCTACGGCCGGCACCGGTGGTaacggtggcgccgccttgTTTCATTGCAGGGCCACCGTTGGTGGCCgcgtcggcagcgacacCGATTGCATGCGAGGAAGCCAAGGGCCGCAATGGACCGGAGTGGACGAGCCCTGAGGTGTCGTCTCCACACGGCATGCCCTTTCCGTCGAGGCACCCGGCCGTGACGCACAGCGCCACGAATCTCCCGcctgtggcggtggcgggcacCCCCGACCTCGtcaccgcctctgctgccctgctgcagagcgccgccacgcacaccgaCTCCATCAACAGCTCCGCGCAAGCAGACGGCGCGAGCTGCTCTATCATTCAATCCGCTGGCCTCTCCTTTCAGGGGACGGGCGGTATGCGCGGCTTCTGCGTAAGCAACGAAACACTGCCGGCGACGATCAAGGCCAAGAACGGGACGACGTACCTGCGAAGTACACGTATCCTGGGCAAGGGCTCCTTTGGCTGCGTGTACCTTGGAATGGATGCCCACTCGGGGCGGCTAGTCGCCATCAAAttcctgccgctgccgagtgACGAGTCGGGGATGGAGGTGATagaggcggaggtgctcaTACTGCAGCGGGTCAACGACACGcacgtggtgcagctgctctccTACGCGTTTGAGGGAGACACCATTGTGATTTTCATGGAGTGTATGCTGGCAGGGTCGCTGCAGAACATGATCGCCGCCTTTCGCACCATCCCCAGCTCCACCGCTCGTGTCTTCATGCGCGACGTCCTGCGTGGACTGAGCAAGCTGCACTCAATGGGCGTCATCCATCGCGACATGAAGCCGCAGAATGTGCTGCTCAGTTTTGCAGGCAACTGCAAGATTTCCGACTTTGGCGCCTCCGCGtggctgcaggagctggcgcgcaaAGAGTCGAAGGGAGAGGTGTGTGGCACCCCCGTCTACCTCGCCCCAGAggcagcgcgcggcagcccggagaaggagagcgacATTTGGAGCTGCGGCATCATGTTCTTGCACATGATCACTGGCCGGCTGCCGTACTCGCCCGAGCAGCTTGCCTtgggtgccgctgcgcttgtgTACCAGATCGGTAGCGGCATCGCGCAGCCGAATATACCCGACGATCTCGACGTGCTGGATGCGGAGTTTGTGCGCGCCTGCCTGGACAAGGACCCTAGCAAGCGCACCTCCGCTGCGGGCCTTCTGCAATTGGCTCTCTTCACCGTATAAAGGCAGGCGATGGTCAAACGACAAGGCGCACGCCACCTCCGTGCTGCCCATGAATGCACTCTTGTATGCGTGGAGCGTGGTTGCGTGAGCGCTGTTTTCTCTTCATCCCCTTCAACACCCGCTCCATCCACGGCATTCTTCTTCGAATATATCCCATGTGACTGggtgcagcggtggccgTGTAGTGTATTAGAGGCTAGATCGCGGGGCAGACCATGCTACTGCCCTGCTTCGCGTATGCCTTGTATCTCTTCATGTAGTTGAGCATGTAAACAGGGctctgtctgcgtgtctACTACTcctttcacacacacacacgcacaccttcTTTCTTCTTCTTAGCGTttcagtgtgtgtgcgcgtttgTGAGGGTGAAGGACGGCGAAGGACGGAGGCCATGGGGAGGGTGGCGAGGCCCCATACCCTCCGTCCTTCGCCGCCATCTTTGTTGCGGCTTCGGCCTCCGCATCGCTGGCGTTGGCTTCGTCTCACCACATGTGCAGATGGATGTGTTTGCTCCGCCTTTACTATTCGTTTGGTGCCCCGCCCTTCCCATTCCAATGCGCAGAGTTGCCACGGCAGGCTATGGAATGCCGCGGCTGGAGGCGaccgagagggagaagcatgGCATACAGGTAAGTGCACCGGGTTTCAGAGAGCGCCGTGAGCTGCGGCCGGCCAACTTCCTCCTTGAGGCCATCCGGCATTCACCTcgaccaccaccgcccacTGTTGAccgcacggcagacgccaccgcttccgccctgGAGCACGACCCTGAACGCCGTACGCATGCGATGAAGGGCAAGAAGAGCCCATTAGGCGCATGATCCGATTCAGCAACGGGTGGCTTGTCCTAGACGACCAGGGTgtagccgtggtgcagcagagggcAGGCGAAATGTGGCTGTGAGTGCGTGTATACTTGTTGGCGTGTTCGTGGTCGAATATGGACACGTAAAACCAATTTCTGCTGCAATGGCAGTCGTGATGACGAGGGGCACCCCTATTCCTGCCAGATGCAGAGCCACCTCTGCTGGTGTCAGCGCCAAGCGCCTACGACGTAGGAAAGTCGGAGCGATGCGCTGCCACTGTCAGGGGTGAGACTCTGGATGGCATTGTCCTGGATCGACCTGCATCAGCAAacgcgcttgtgccatccatgtgatgggcagagtgCCAGCGAGACTCGAGCGTCTCTCGCCCCCGACCCTCACACGGCTTACTTGTGTGGGGAAGCCtgagccaccccgagggaTGCGCCAGGTGTGGCGATCACCACAATgggagcggcggtgaggcgacTTGTGGAGCCGGAGGGTGAGTAGTGTGCGCGGCAGGGAGGCCGTGCTCTTCgatgactgagtcggcgcagtTCGGTAGCGCGtttgcaccgctgctgcgcgccacgCGATGGGTGGCCTGTGGCGGGCCGGGTAGCGGGGCGTTCGACCTTACGTTAGATGGCGGAGAaatggcgctgctggcgaagaAAGCATCGAGCAGTTGCAAGGGTGACGTCTTCGATTTTCGCACCCATCACGAGTATCGCTAGtaggcgtgcgcgtgctgctgcctcttctCCTGTGGctcacgtgcgtgcgcttgtgtaTGTGCTCTGGCATTTTCATTTTTATTcactgttttttttttgttttgtctGATAGGAGCCTGTAGCGCATGCCGAGTGTGTACGCGAGTGAAGTGAGAGGGTAACCAGGACGTGCACCTGGACACGAGTATGTGTCCGGGTGTGTGCCTCTTCGTGCCAACAACACGGTCTTGTGCAatgctgtgctgtgctgtgctgcatGTCTATATATGTTGCGAAGACGTGTGCTGCAGTCTCTGCTGCGGAAGCGGTTACGTGTATGCCATTCCTCTCCACCTCGCTTTTCTGTTCTAGTTTGatatgcacgcgcacacacgcgcgctcacTCCGATGGATGGTAGAAGGAAGGGGCGCCAAGAATGATGTGGCAGGCGAGATGTGGGGCGAGGGGGATGGCCTACCCAAGTTCGCTAGCGATACCTGcatctccctttctctccttgCTGTGTTAAGCGGCTTGAGTCTCCTCGGGCATGGATAGAGAAGGgtctgtgcatgtgtcgcgtctcctcctccgctcaTCGCCTTGCACCTCGACTACTATACCTTCAGTATGccaccgtgtgcgtgtgcgtgtacgtctCTTCGGCTGTCTGTGTCTCACCTTTCGCTGTGCGTTTTTATTccttcttcttttgtttATGTAGTCCCTCCACGCTCTGCGAATGAGCATCTGCGTGCTCGGCATCCTCCAGTAAGCCGTGCACGcatgttcgtgtgtgtgtgtgtgcgtgtgtcgttGCTTCTGTCCTACTCCCTtttatgtatgtgtgtgtctccggCCTATCCGCTGCCAAAGCAGAAATACATCGCCCATGCCCCCTCTCCGtcgtctctccccctcccccgacccACCCCCTTTTGTAGAATGGGAGGGGAACGACAGAGGGAGATGTGAACCCGACAGGGCGAGGAGAGCGGGCAACGCGCCATCATGCGGAGGCACACGTGATGAACCGGTGCGAGCGCTTGATGCCCTCCCTTTACCCCTCACATACCCCTCCAcctgtgcgtctctctcacacccacgcacattCTTCTCTgctcccccgccccctgcTCGCGCCATTTACcgggcaccgctgcgccgcactcccctctctccacccaTTCCCCCACCAACCTCCAAGCGTCTGAGAAATCGCGCCTTGCGAACGAAGCGACTGCAGCCATCAACGCTTCAATACGAcagcgaagaagaagggcgcgtgcgtgtggggagCTCTGCCTTTATCGTAGTTGATGCGTGTGCCGGCACGTATTGCTGCCGGTTGCCGTATATGGTCAAGGCAGCCGCGATCGCTAATTCTTGTtttgtgcggctgctccgTGTCAGGAAGAGGGATGCAGCGATACGTGGGGTGCGCATGGGGGCACCGAGGCGGCCGATGGGCAACCACCACGCTAGCCATGGCGTCAGCCGCCGCTACTCCATCGTTGCTGGTGTCTTCTAGCATGCTCACTACTTCACGCTACTGCACGACGACGAGCGCATCGGCAGAGGTACCAGCGCaaggcgacgacggcaacgcGGTTGTCCCTCACCTCAAGCAAGACATGGAAGCACTCGAGACGCTGCGCTCCATCGCGCCTGTCAGCTCCACGGAGGAAATCCAGGCAATGATCAAGAGCGCAAAGAACGCTCGCGAGGTGCGGATGGTGCTCGAGAGGATCGTCTACACGCACCACCTCTGCTTTGACCTGCTCAACGGCCACGGCTACCGTgttgcggtgctgcagacgCTGACGGCCGTAGCACCGCACGCGAGCTGCATGCACGAGTGGTTCGACTGCGTCGCCCGCTTCCGGCGCCTGGGCTTCATGCTCACCCGCACGTACGCGGCGGAGGGTTTCACGACAATACGGCAGTGGCTGTCGCGCGAGTTCCTTCACCGCGGGCGATCGCCCAGCCTCGTCACGGAGGGCACGACGCACATCAAGGAGCTGATGCAGTGGTGCCTCGAGGACCGACTTGTCTTTGACCACGTCCTCTACACCCGCATCGTGTTTTTACTGACGATGATCGTCAGCTACTTGGACCGGCAGAACTTGTACCGCGCCTCCTTCCCGGAGGATTTCGCGAAGCGTGACGGTATTGTGGTAGAGTGGATCGTGACTAACGAGCGGTGCGTCGACTTTGATGAGTGCGTGCTGCAGTGCGACGCCGTGATGGAAGAGTTGCTGGAGCAGATGCGGCAGGACATTCCGTCCCGCCCTCCGTTCAGCTTCATGTACCGCCTCGCGGACTACTACTTCGCCACCGACAACGTGGAGAAGATGATCGCCGTGATGGAGGATGCGGAGAGCTACGGCGTGAGCGTGGCGGAGAGCACGACGGCAAAGCTGATGCAGATGGCATGTGCCTTCAACTCTCCGCAGgtgccggagctgctgctgcgatggcggGTGCTTCCCCCTCAGTGTGTGCTGGCCACGCCGGACGTGAGCcgtctcctcttcttctACAGTCGTTCTGGCGGCGGCCTGCCGTGCCCTCACTGCGGTGAGCCCTACAATCATCGGAACGTCAGCGTGTACTGCTGgctgcagacgccgccgcatcagcggcagtgtccggcgctgcgcaaggcGCGCGTGCAGAAAGGAGAGTTGGAGGAGTCGCGGGAGCTGCCCCAGAATGCGGACTGGTCGGCACAGGCCTTTGGACTCTTCGAGCTCTCGCGTGCACGTGCCATTGAGTGGACGGCGGTAGAGTGGCGCGGCTTCTTGCTCTGCTGCATCTTCTCTCCGCGCGCCATGGAGGCCAAGGCGCTCATGGACCAGCACCTCGACGTGACGGAAATGGATGACTTCTTGCGAGCCGCATGCattcgcctgctgcgccaccacgcgcCAGCAGAGGCGTGGCCCACCTTAAAGAAATGGAAGCAGCAACAATGTAACATGTCTCCCATTGCGCTTCAGGAGGCGCTGATGGCCGCCTCGATGGTGGCGGACGCTGCCACGCGGCTGGAACACATGAAGGCGGTGTGGCAGCTGCTTCTGGAGAAGGATAGCTACGTTATGCCCCTCACACGCCGTTTCTATCAGCGACGAATGGAAGAGCTGGCGAAGAgctacgccgccgccgccggtggtgaCGGTAAGGAGTCGCAAGACGACTTGGCAACTgagcgggaggaggcgcagctcatGCAGAGGGTCGTGGAgatgcagccgcgccacgtGTCGCTGCTCGATATGAaggacagcgccgccgacttCGTTGTCGGTACACGTCGCAAGAACGTCTATCGGCCGCGTTAAGCTAGTGGACCGTGGCCGTCCCGCTTCTCCACCTCGCTTCCCCATCCTCCTGTCCTGCACCCACCGCTCTTTCCTGCAGACATGTGCGCCAGCGTATCTGCGAATACGTCGGCtacgaggggggggggctggtGCTGTGTGTACGGGGGTGTATCTGTGCAGGTGCACGTGGGAAGGGGCGCCCGGGTGgtcgcccacccacccggCCGCGGTTGATCCTTGCGACCGATGCTCTTGTGGTTGTGCTCACAGAGTGTGATgaggcgcgtgcgtctctcccACACAGGGACaagagaagacgaagaagaaGATCGCTGAGCATCTGCGCGATGTACGGCCGAGATggagagtgggggagggagaagtgATAATACGCGGAGGCAGTGGTGGCATTTGCCTCCccgtccccctcccgccgCCTGGTGTGCCAGAGCGGCCACTTACCATGTGCTGTGTGATCAACCGCCCCCTACCCGCCTTCCGACCATGTCTgacgccctccccctttcacATCCTCTCACTCTCGCTGTTTTGGGGTAACTCCCCAGTACACATTCCCccgacaccagcagcgaaGGACGGACGACCGCGTCTCTTGGCTACCGACAcggacgccaccgcccaGCTCCTGCATTGTGGCACTCATAGACACATACATACGCTCGTTTCCCGCGTATCTAGACCAATACTTgcgtctccctccccgcccccaccacaCGTCACATGACCGCCTCGTTGTCGTCCTCCCCGGTGCGGCACCCAAGCGTCGACAACGCCGCCATTCCAGCGGCGAGCCACCACATCCCCCCGCCTCTTAACGGGTACGCTTTTCTCGAGCACCGCCGTAGTGCCCTTTCACATGACACCTTCATCGCCCGCGatgtgcgccagcagcaacatCCGGAGCAGCAGGATAACGACCAGGCGAAGGTCATCATTCGCGTCTACGCCCTGGAGTATCTGCGCCGCGATGAGGAATGCAGATTCGCGCTTGAGCGGGAGTGCCTGGCAGCGCGTCTGGTTGTGCATCCGCATCTGCTGCCACTGGGCTCCCCCTTCGCCTCCAAGACAGATTTGTTTGTTGTCGAGAAGTAttgcgccggcggcgacctCTACGAGCTGATGGTGTCACTCGCCAAGGAGGGCCCCATCGCCTCGGAGACGGGGGCGGCGAAAGGCgaagcgccgcctcgcagcagcaccggcctGCCCATCAGCACCGTTAAACGCTTCATGCGAGAGTTGCTCTCCGCCGTGCAGTACCTGCACCGCACCTGTGGACTCGTGCACCGAAACATCAAGCTCGAAACCCTCTTCATCGACGAGGAGCAACATCTTCGACTCGGTAGCTTCGGGCTGTGTGCGGTGTTGCCACCACCGAGTGTGGCGACGGGAGACAGAGAAGGGGCGTTGGATGCGCCGGAGGACAAGGCGTCTTCATCACATGCGCCTctgcggctgtgctgcggGTCGAAGCACTACGCCGCGCCGGAGCTGGTGCAGGGTCACCCCTATCAGGGCGAGGGCGTCGACGCCTGGGCCTGTGGCGTCGTGCTCTTCGCTCTTCTCACCGGCTGCTTTCCGttcgacagcgacgacggcgatgaggcCCTCTTCCGACTTCTGTGCGGCGATGTGGAGTCCCACCTGGCGCAGCACCCGGCCATGGCGGCCATCGAAGATCCTCAGGCGTGCGATCTGGTGCGCAACTTGCTGCGGCCTAATCCTAACGCCCGCTACACCGTCTCCGAGGCGCTTGAGCACCCGTACCTGTGGGAAGTGTGAGCAGGCGAAATGGAAGGCAAGGGAGAAGCGTGGTGAAATGACGCcgacagggaggggggctggcAGGAGCGTTCCGCATCGCTtccgcagcaccgctgcactCTTCTCCTCCCCACTCCACGTGCGTACGCCGCACAAGCACATGCATCCATGTGCACACTTCTCTTCGCACCACATGGCACGCCATGCGCCCTATATGGAGAGGGGCGCCACGTGGCCCTCCCCATCCTGCTTGACGAGTCTGATCCTCACCTCCACCCTCGTCAGCGGCCCGTGGACGATGGTGCAGCACACGCCGTGGGCGGCTGTCGCGCGCGGCGCATGGGGAGCTCGATGTGAGGCTGGCATCTCTTGCCATCGCCCCACccatcctctctcttccgACGCACCCTATGAGTCGCCGTCACCTCAACCCTTTCACTCCACTCCGCTTCTCTCTGCCTGGCACCT
This genomic window contains:
- a CDS encoding putative protein kinase, whose amino-acid sequence is MRLCAPLGTHTAAFRAGGTPAQEHASTGMQRGMEKTMSRDVDVESAFTALSPSAGEKEMVHGANAASGLYCFKDTLRIELPVISSEHCATFSSLADGTGGGSPETAIYRPSETAFSLEIEECTPLSIEEDNARQSAVALLQAGILPKSAGGSSRRGTSRRLPSFIPTFSSLEPIEAMRKKSPVSLFTSIRRKNICSLSMEADLTRGGEPDGVIPCSGEFNRSSGSFELHPDLTTVIARGASSAAPSPERQQRCGSTFTSPAPSQTASSMSLADESEESGDSSDQGIEMDLVLRDASKIRGLRLTWLLYMLIVMVIVLFVLVLVQITYETSRMLTRSATEAVQAQAASLLNSVDMQQYALEKLFEVMREAKITGFSPDSITHIIVRDIICSSLYRAPIAFAMYDKAGELQWKTSCKWNDTVDMLAELPKTVLPGIAFMRIVDYGKLALAYRTFYASSGGVETYVVMTEKETLGRTLMNNDMADYSTATLQSVMTAFFLPRWNSTQLTMLFHTLTKEARSYTNTPTSPSAAALTAAFESLCHTDSPYVWHIVLMPVNASGIVKQSIRAADWPETKTRTIPTPRFEYKRTWGQLSKANLCGVKCMSAEGEKCTLDNPTNVWFLVDYTMAHLESIHTTVAIVGALSVMAVVIFSVIMFLVYLSITVPVNYLRYQLMRAVGSNEMATPWQRKIVRWTYRLWLGDLTSIARSIYILSLCFRLNKKYVPDHVLRNHAKQLYMRRRKFNFLEEADLKEDTMLEHDTDSDNEAESPLVGVNTVLPPSDKRFLWHFSVTHDKDEADHAASENGVGARISDGATFAEVSPVYAPRPQLPTTSYEVVVPCGRAAPAPRGVGLPRDVPLNVKAYGELEDTVAMQEASTMAAATAMTTQSSNDIMSIRREYETTVLCIRIPSVELAYLINYSGAAHQHRRLMRVLLHRIRRHKGALFHCSGDCLGAVWNAFEGCPNHAECAAVCAQEIANAFAPYRSDGLYVGMVLHQGTLVCGTVEYSKTAFVTAFGDGPREALAVAELAAAVKTLNVLVTEPVKQALSGLYDCNIVDVIQLPNSAHPLLLFELSGSRTPERSLNDTHLQAPTQAEFSIDYARAFAQFRNHEFSKALQSIQKLRTHISSRNVHLLRRLERLCLFYSAQPAALPRPYHRAFPVWVNYEAIAQAGLRNDPHLTTSQTESLTAHNMNRGLVYQGVPVLRNDMDCIRDFKQELQANMRRLVSPQRTTRQSGSPTLDNAATPTQDSLHASLPMRSTPLPMPMSAGMLLEVSGDLSESLSAAMPAKPRYVDPQENAAEMSLPPLRPAPVVTVAPPCFIAGPPLVAASAATPIACEEAKGRNGPEWTSPEVSSPHGMPFPSRHPAVTHSATNLPPVAVAGTPDLVTASAALLQSAATHTDSINSSAQADGASCSIIQSAGLSFQGTGGMRGFCVSNETLPATIKAKNGTTYLRSTRILGKGSFGCVYLGMDAHSGRLVAIKFLPLPSDESGMEVIEAEVLILQRVNDTHVVQLLSYAFEGDTIVIFMECMLAGSLQNMIAAFRTIPSSTARVFMRDVLRGLSKLHSMGVIHRDMKPQNVLLSFAGNCKISDFGASAWLQELARKESKGEVCGTPVYLAPEAARGSPEKESDIWSCGIMFLHMITGRLPYSPEQLALGAAALVYQIGSGIAQPNIPDDLDVLDAEFVRACLDKDPSKRTSAAGLLQLALFTV
- a CDS encoding serine/threonine-protein kinase-like protein, whose protein sequence is MTASLSSSPVRHPSVDNAAIPAASHHIPPPLNGYAFLEHRRSALSHDTFIARDVRQQQHPEQQDNDQAKVIIRVYALEYLRRDEECRFALERECLAARLVVHPHLLPLGSPFASKTDLFVVEKYCAGGDLYELMVSLAKEGPIASETGAAKGEAPPRSSTGLPISTVKRFMRELLSAVQYLHRTCGLVHRNIKLETLFIDEEQHLRLGSFGLCAVLPPPSVATGDREGALDAPEDKASSSHAPLRLCCGSKHYAAPELVQGHPYQGEGVDAWACGVVLFALLTGCFPFDSDDGDEALFRLLCGDVESHLAQHPAMAAIEDPQACDLVRNLLRPNPNARYTVSEALEHPYLWEV